CTGTGCCTGACGCGGGATCGGGTACGCGCCCAGCGAGAGATTCGCCACGTCACAGCCGACCTGGACGCTGTGGTAGATTGCCGCGAAGATGGAGGCGAACGACGCACTCGGCCCGGAGAAGACCCGGCAGTCGACGATCTCTGCGGCGGGTGCGGTGCCGACGACGCCTTCCTCGTTCTGGTCGTTGGCGGCGATGGTCCCCGCGACGTGGGTGCCGTGGTCGTCGGCCAGCGGGCCGATCCCGTTGCCGTCGCCGGTGAAGTTCTCCGAGAGTTCGGCGTTGTACGCGTGTTCGAGGTCGGGGTGGGAGCCGAGCACACCGTCGTCGATGACGGCGACACGGGCACCCTCACCACGGCTGATCTCGTGGGCCTCGGGGATGTTCTGGGCCTGCTTGTCCCACTCCAGCGGATAGAGCGGTTCGTCGGTCGCGCTCTCGTAGTCCGCCTCCTGCACGGCGGGGCCGTCGTCCAGTGTGATCTCGACGTCCGGTGCGTAGCGCTGTCGTTTGACTTCCGACTGCAGCGCGGACTCCGACCCCTCGACGACCGCCATGTTCACGTCCGCGAGGTCGTAGACGACGGACAGACCGGCCGATTCGAGTGCCTCGGCGCTCGTCTTCTTTGTCTCGACGAGGAAACGATCCGTGCGCTCGGCCGCCGTGACCGTGGTTCCGACCGCGATGCCGCCCAGCACGCCACCGCTAAGCTTCATGAACGTCCGTCTGCTGTGTTGGGACATACCGTGTGCCAAGGAATGTGCAGGTATAATTGTTCCGAACTGTCCGATACGTTTAATCCAGTTTATCGAAACGGCTACGGGTGAGCGGGCTGTCGCTTTTGTTGTCGACCCCCGAATCAACAGTTCTTGCCGGGAAACCAACGTCGATCGCTCCGTCCGGAGTGACAGCGAAAGCCGTCACGGGCGGGTCTTCGAACGACGCGAGGAGATGACGAACGCCCTCGAAGTCGGGACCAGACCGGTCGGCGAGGTGCTGGTGGCCCGGATCGAGACGGTCGTGCTCTCGACGGCGCAGAGCGTGGACGACGCGTTCGATCCGATCCGGGTGAACCCGCAGTTCGGTCGGTTCCCGCTGTTCGAGGGGGCGACCGACGACGACCCCGACCTCGATCCGGAGTCGTTCGCCGGCCTCCTCGTCGGCCGGGGGTGTCCCCTCGCCGGTCGTCCGCGCGTCCGGTCGTTTCGACCACCTTCCGACGGATTGAAAGCCTCACCGCGTCTTCTCCCCGACGATGCCACTGTCCGTGACCAACACCCTGACGGGCGAACGCGAGGAGTTCGAGCCACGCGGCGACGAGGTACTGTTGTACGTCTGTGGGCTGACGGTCTCGGACGACCCGCACCTCGGACACGCCAGACTGTGGACCCACGCCGACGTGCTCCACCGGTGGCTGGACTACTCGGGCTACGACGTGCGCCACGTCGAGAACTTCACCGACGTCAACGAGAAGATCGTCGCCCGGATCGGCGAGGACGACTACGGCGAGACGGAGGAGGCGGTGGCGGCCCACTTCACCCGCGAGACCATCGAGAACATGCGCGGGCTGAACCTCCTACGTGCCGAGGTGTACCCGCGTGTCTCCGAGCACGTCCCGGAGATCGTCGCCCTGATCGAACGCCTGATCGAGAAGGGGTACGCCTACGAGGCGAACGGCTCGGTCTACTTCGACGTCTCGCAGTTCCCGGACTACGGCAAACTCTCGAACCAGCGCGTCGAGGACCTCGAATCACAGGGCGACCCCAGCGAGCGCTCGGAGAAGCGTAACCCCGCCGACTTCGCGCTGTGGAAGGCCGGCGCGGTCGCCCCCGAGACCATCGCGGAACACCGCCACGAGGGCCTGCCCGCGATGGACGAACCGGCCGGGCAGACGTGGGAGTCGCCGTGGAGCGAGGGCCGACCGGGCTGGCACATCGAGTGCTCGGCGATGTCGACGACGCATCTGGACGAGACGATCGACGTCCACGTCGGCGGACACGACCTCGTCTTCCCGCACCACGAGAACGAGATCGCCCAGTCGGAGGCCGCCACCGGCGAGCAGTTCGCCCGGTACTGGCTCCACACCGGCCTGCTTGAGACGAAAGGCGACAAGATGAGTTCGAGTCTCGGCAACTTCTTCACCGTCTCCGACGCCCTCGAAGCGTTCGGCCCGAACGTGATCCGGACGTTCTACGTCTCGACGGCCTACGACAGCGAACAGACCTTCTCGGAGGAGACCATCGCCGAGGCCGAGGAGCGCTGGGATCGCCTCTCTCGCGCCTACGACGCCGCCGTCTCCGCCTGCGACAGCGTGGAGGCTCGGACGAAAGTCGCGGACGACGACCTCCGCGAGGCGGTCGAACGGACTCGCGTCGACTTCGAGGACGCGATGAACGCGAACCTGAACGCCCGCGAGGCGACGACCGCACTGCTCGATCTGGCCTCGTCGGTCAACCGGCACGTCGAACGCGCCGAGGCGGCCTTCGGCGGGTACGACTACCGGGGCCTCCGCCGCGCGGTCGAGACCTTCGAGGACCTCGGTGGCGACGTCTTCGGGCTTCAGTTCGGCGACACCACGGGCGGCGAGGTGTCCATCGCGGACGACCTGATCGGACTGGTGCTCGACGTGCGCGAGCAGGAGCGCGAAGCGGGCAACTGGGACCGCGCGGACGCCCTGCGCGACGATCTGGAGGCACTCGGCGTCGAAGTCGAGGACGGCGACGACGGGCCGACATTCCGGTACTGAGACGAGGACGCCGGGCGCTTCTGACGGTCGGGACCTTCCCGACCCACCCCACCACACGCCTCTTACCGAATCAGTCCGCGACAGAGCGACACTCGATCCACGGGGATACGCCGCCGACACCACAGCCGAGTCGGGTAGTCCCGTTTAGGCCGGCCAAAAACCGAAGCGTTTTTGTGTTTTAGGTTGGCCAAAAAGAGATGTGCAGACGAGCGATTCGACACGGACGGCCGAGACGGCGGTCGGGGGGGACGTGGTCGCGTAGGCCGACCTCGCAGTCGCCCCCGAGGGTGGGACACCCTGACATCCTGCTTCGCCGGGCGGTCGAGGCCCGCCCGGCAGTCGGTCGGCCGAGTGACCGACCGACACCTGCCACGGCCCGACACCCGCCGTGGCACGGACCGACCGCCACACCCCGTGGGCATCACGGTCGGTCCACCCTTCTCGCGGACGGGACCACCCCGTCGTCGCGGACGCCGGTGAGGCGGCGTCCGGGTCACGGCGACGGCCGTCTCGACTGCACGGTTCGACGCTCGCTAGCGACGGCTGTGTCGCCTCGGGACGAGCGGAAAATCGGTGAGTCGTCACTATCGTGGCGGCCGGAGTCGGTCCCACGACCCTCGGCAGGCCACTACCGTGGCGGCCGGAGTCGGTAATACCGCCGGTTGAGGTCGTAGCTGTACCCCTCGCGCATCGTCCGCAGTAGGGCGTAGGTGACGATACCAGCGACGACCGGCACGAGGAACGTCAGG
This genomic window from Salinirubrum litoreum contains:
- a CDS encoding S8 family peptidase; this encodes MSQHSRRTFMKLSGGVLGGIAVGTTVTAAERTDRFLVETKKTSAEALESAGLSVVYDLADVNMAVVEGSESALQSEVKRQRYAPDVEITLDDGPAVQEADYESATDEPLYPLEWDKQAQNIPEAHEISRGEGARVAVIDDGVLGSHPDLEHAYNAELSENFTGDGNGIGPLADDHGTHVAGTIAANDQNEEGVVGTAPAAEIVDCRVFSGPSASFASIFAAIYHSVQVGCDVANLSLGAYPIPRQAQGSFYGGQLNKIMTYANSNGTLLVIAAGNDSADLQHDGGVISLPNEGAQALSVAATGPIGFQWGDEGLEAPPESPAFYTNYGTNAITVAAPGGDADLDAIGTGVPYFNDLVLSTTFDPVPADTPEGTDPDDQIGSYGWKAGTSMACPQVAGAAALLVSANPDASPNQIEATLKNTASVPEGYDKAYYGAGFIDPVAALRK
- the cysS gene encoding cysteine--tRNA ligase; translation: MPLSVTNTLTGEREEFEPRGDEVLLYVCGLTVSDDPHLGHARLWTHADVLHRWLDYSGYDVRHVENFTDVNEKIVARIGEDDYGETEEAVAAHFTRETIENMRGLNLLRAEVYPRVSEHVPEIVALIERLIEKGYAYEANGSVYFDVSQFPDYGKLSNQRVEDLESQGDPSERSEKRNPADFALWKAGAVAPETIAEHRHEGLPAMDEPAGQTWESPWSEGRPGWHIECSAMSTTHLDETIDVHVGGHDLVFPHHENEIAQSEAATGEQFARYWLHTGLLETKGDKMSSSLGNFFTVSDALEAFGPNVIRTFYVSTAYDSEQTFSEETIAEAEERWDRLSRAYDAAVSACDSVEARTKVADDDLREAVERTRVDFEDAMNANLNAREATTALLDLASSVNRHVERAEAAFGGYDYRGLRRAVETFEDLGGDVFGLQFGDTTGGEVSIADDLIGLVLDVREQEREAGNWDRADALRDDLEALGVEVEDGDDGPTFRY